A DNA window from Helianthus annuus cultivar XRQ/B chromosome 15, HanXRQr2.0-SUNRISE, whole genome shotgun sequence contains the following coding sequences:
- the LOC110910992 gene encoding 7-ethoxycoumarin O-deethylase, with amino-acid sequence MELLIIVATLLLSYILISVLGFGKPKNLPPGPTRLPIIGNLHLLGDLPHQSLAKLAKIHGPIMSLKLGQNTTVVISSSTAAIEVLKKQDLAFANRYVPDAVTAYNHDQHSLSFLHVCTEWRTLRRIVTSNIFSNNSLEAKQHLRNQKVEELVAYCRKASLSNENVDIGRAAFRTSLNLLSNTIFSKDLTDPYEDSGKEFKEVITSVMEDSGKTNLVDVFPVLKKFDPQGLRRRMTRHFSKVLGIFDQLIEERQQTGSFEQGDVLDVCLKMMQDNPNEFNHTNIKSLFLDLFVAGTDTTSITVEWAMAELLRNPHIMTKAKEELEKVIGKGSIVKEDDVSRLPYLSCIVKEVLRLHPPAPLLLPRKVIKEVQLSGYSIPAGTQVFVNAWAIGRDPTVWDDSLEFKPQRFLESGVDVRGQDFDLIPFGAGRRICPGVPLATRMVPIMLGSLLNNFDWEIDTEIKHDALDMTEKHGTTISKAKPLCVVPIPLN; translated from the exons ATGGAACTTCTTATAATTGTGGCTACTCTTCTCTTATCTTACATACTTATCTCGGTTTTGGGATTCGGCAAACCGAAGAACTTACCTCCAGGCCCAACACGGCTGCCGATCATAGGAAACCTCCACTTGCTCGGAGACCTACCACACCAGTCCCTAGCCAAACTAGCCAAAATCCATGGCCCTATAATGTCTTTAAAACTCGGTCAGAACACCACAGTCGTCATATCCTCCTCCACTGCCGCGATAGAAGTACTCAAAAAGCAAGACCTTGCTTTCGCCAACCGTTATGTCCCTGACGCGGTGACTGCCTATAACCATGACCAACACTCCCTCTCATTTCTCCATGTCTGCACAGAGTGGCGCACCCTCAGAAGGATCGTTACTTCCAATATCTTCTCCAACAATTCCCTTGAAGCCAAACAACACTTGAGGAACCAGAAAGTTGAAGAACTAGTAGCATACTGTCGGAAAGCTAGTCTTTCAAATGAAAATGTGGACATCGGTCGTGCTGCATTCAGAACCTCATTGAATCTTTTATCCAACACCATTTTCTCCAAGGATCTGACAGACCCGTATGAGGATTCTGGTAAAGAGTTTAAGGAGGTGATTACCAGCGTTATGGAGGACTCTGGAAAGACAAATCTTGTTGACGTTTTTCCGGTGTTGAAGAAGTTTGATCCACAAGGGCTCAGGAGAAGAATGACTCGTCATTTTTCAAAGGTTCTTGGGATATTTGACCAGTTAATCGAAGAAAGACAGCAAACGGGTAGCTTCGAGCAAGGTGATGTATTGGACGTGTGTTTGAAAATGATGCAGGATAACCCAAATGAGTTCAATCACACAAACATAAAGAGTTTGTTTTTG GATTTGTTTGTTGCTGGCACTGATACAACTTCAATTACAGTAGAATGGGCAATGGCAGAATTACTACGCAACCCACACATCATGACTAAAGCCAAAGAGGAGCTTGAAAAGGTTATTGGTAAAGGTAGCATCGTAAAAGAGGATGATGTATCGAGGCTACCCTACTTATCGTGCATTGTGAAAGAAGTTTTACGACTGCACCCACCAGCCCCGTTACTTCTTCCTCGAAAAGTTATTAAAGAGGTACAACTCAGTGGATACAGCATCCCAGCGGGCACACAGGTGTTTGTGAATGCATGGGCCATAGGTAGAGACCCAACCGTATGGGATGACTCACTAGAGTTCAAGCCACAAAGATTTTTGGAGTCTGGGGTTGATGTCCGAGGTCAGGATTTCGATCTAATCCCGTTTGGTGCTGGACGAAGAATATGCCCCGGTGTGCCACTTGCAACCCGGATGGTCCCTATCATGTTGGGCTCATTACTCAATAATTTTGACTGGGAAATTGACACAGAAATTAAACATGATGCTTTGGACATGACTGAGAAACATGGAACCACTATATCGAAGGCCAAACCTCTGTGTGTTGTTCCGATACCACTGAATTAG
- the LOC118487431 gene encoding glutathione S-transferase T3-like has translation MHPFRPPFGVPARPTNPNTTQPQNPYNLQDMDPSFLTYAAYLSGATPFVPPTFGYGQAGGSQPSQPESEPDVEVVPETQPEPVQETSKRGKRSHKKKEKDAPRRTKNIIKWTKEEEFTLTRAWLDISEDEDTANFQMGPVFWDRVRALFFSTWGQGEHRDKDSISSKWTDINNKCHAFQEVYQRNYDNRPSGESDVGVLTRTLEEFERTKCPFTYYKC, from the exons atgcatCCATTTCGACCCCCTTTTGGTGTCCCCGCAAGACCCACGAACCCGAACACAACTCAACCGCAAAACCcgtataaccttcaagacatggacccgagctttttaacgtacgcggcttacttgagtggcgccACTCCGTTTGTGCCTCCCACTttcggctatggtcaagccggcgggtctcaaccgtcacaacccgaatccgaacccgatgtcgaagtcgtgccggagacgcaacccgaaccggtgcaagaaacatcgaaacgcggcaaaaggtcgcataagaagaaggaaAAAGACGCACCACGGCGTacaaaaaatatcattaaatggACGAAGGAAGAGGAATTCACGTTGACTCGGGCGTGGCTCGACATTTCGGAGGACGAAGATACCG caaactttcaaatGGGCCCGGTTTTTTGGGATAGGGTTCGTGCACTCTTCTTTAGCAcgtggggtcaaggcgaacatcgagacaaagattccatttctagcaaatggaccgacatcaacaacaagtgtcaTGCGTTCCAAGAAGTCTAccaacgtaactacgataatCGCCCGAGCGGAGAAAGTGACGTCGGGGTTTTAACGCGGACTTTGGAGGAGTTCGAGAGGACAAAATGCCCTTTCACGTACTATAAGTGTTGA